From the Juglans microcarpa x Juglans regia isolate MS1-56 chromosome 7D, Jm3101_v1.0, whole genome shotgun sequence genome, the window GAAAGATGTGAGTGATGAAGAGATTGAAGCAGAAGAATTGGAGAGACGAATGTGGAAAGACCGTATCAGACTCAAAAGGATTAAGGAAAGACAGAAGCTCATAGCGCAACAAGCTGCAGACAAGCAGAAGCCCAAGCAGACCTCTGATCAGGCTCGGAGGAAGAAAATGTCTAGAGCACAAGATGGGATTCTAAAATACATGCTGAAGCTGATGGAAGTGTGCAAAGCTCGTGGATTTGTGTATGGTATCATTCCTGAGAAGGGTAAGCCAGTAAGTGGTGCTTCTGATAACATCAGAGCTTGGTGGAAAGAAAAAGTGAAGTTTGATAAGAATGGGCCAGCAGCCATAGCCAAGTACGAAGCCGAGTGTCTTGCCATGGGGGAGGCAGATAATATTCGAACCGGGAACTCTCAAAGCAGTCTCCAAGATCTGCAAGATGCAACTCTGGGGTCGCTTTTGTCTTCTTTGATGCAACATTGTGACCCCCCTCAAAGGAGGTTCCCGCTAGAAAAGGGACTTCCGCCGCCTTGGTGGCCAACTGGGAATGAAGATTGGTGGGCAAGTTTAGGGCTGTCCCATGGTCAAAGTCCTCCTTATAAGAAGCCACATGATTTGAAGAAGATGTGGAAAGTTGGAGTATTAACAGCTGTGATAAAGCATATGTCACCTGATATTGCAAAGATACGGAGGCATGTCCGCCAGTCAAAGTGTTTACAGGATAAGATGACAGCAAAAGAGAGTGCAATCTGGTTGGGAGTTTTAAGCAGAGAGGAAGCTCTAATTCGGCAACCTAGTAGTGATAATGGGGCATCTAGTGTAACTGATATGCCACGACGTGGCCGTGGTGAAAATAAGCAAGCTGCAATTAGTAGTGAAAGTGACTATGATGTAGATGGTGTTGACGATGGTGTAGGTTCTGTTTCATCTAAAGATGATCGGCGGAATCAACCGGCAGATGTAGAAACTTCAGAAAATCTGCGGAATAGCACTCCTGTGCAGGATAAAGATCCGGGGGAAAAGCAACCAAGGAGAAAAAGAGCTCGTGTCAGATCTAACCCTTCTGATCAATTGCCTGCAACGACTCACAATGAACATCTACATGCTGAGCCAAGAATCACTGTGCCTGATGTAAACGATGCCAATGGGCAGTTAGTTGAATTCCAGATCCATGGAGGTAGAGAAGAAAATGGTACAGTTAGTGCTTTGAGGCCCCTGGAGAAAGATAATGGTGACCAGCTCCAGCTACCTGCATCTGAATGTAATCGTTTCTCTGATCTACCTTCTGACAATGTAATTTCCACACAGAGCATGTATGTGGACGGGAGGCCGTTGCTTCATCCTGTGGTGCAAAATACTGAGATGCATCGTGATGATGCTGGCAACTTTTATAATGACTGGCAGCAGTCTCAGATTGTAATGAATGAACCTCAAATTAGGCCGGAGGAAGTTGGAGTCATACCAATGCTGGATAGAAGTGCAAATGAGATTCCTGGAGGAGACCTGCGCTACTATGTAAAAGACACGTATACAAATGAGCAACATCGACCTGTTGATTCACAGTATGGTTCTGGAATTGATAGCCTGCCATTAGATTTTGGAGAATTGAACAGTCCCTTCCATCTTGGATTTGATAGCTTGAGTCAATTTGATGACTTTTTACCTGACGAGGACTTGATCCAATACTTTGGTGCATAAAAAATTAGTGCAGCTGATACTTCAGAGCTTAGATTGTAAGTGATCTTTATTGCTAAAGTGCTTCTGaatttattactcttttttaagaattttgcgTTAACACTtgttttgatgttatttctgtCCAGGGACTGCAAAAATTGCAGCATCCATTGCTGACCTAGCTTAAGATCTTCCTGCCAACTCATTGGACATGCTTTCAGTTTTGGTGTTTTCATTTGTGCATTGGATGAGGGTAAGAACTTATCTGCATGACTCaacatttgaaattgaaatgattaGAAGCATGATCTTTTGCTTTAATACTTTGCCTCACTTGTCTCTCAATCGGAATGGCAGTTGTGGGGTTCttgtaaataattcaatttgttGGACTGGCTAAATTGGGGAAGTCATGATATGCCCCTCGTTTTCTTTCATGCTATGAATCTGTGTTATTACTTTTGATTTATTCTTGACCCTTCAGTTACTTGAGCGACTCCATTTGGCAATTTATTTAATGTACAAAGTGAGATTGCTTTTTTGGAGTGAtctaattcattattcattgaAAGGCATAAACTGTCTTTTATGAATTGGTTCTGGCCCTTTCTTGCTTGTCAATCTGTTTTTATTGCTTTactaaaggggaaaaaagaaaaagaaaaaggaaaggcataactgattttttttgtttggagggGAGGGGACCTGACCCATGGTTTTCAAGGACTATGCCACTATCTTTAGTAAGAACAAGCTGGAGGTTGCATTTATCTGTTTAGACCAAATAACTAAGGTGTAtccctcccctcccccccccccccccccccaaaaaaaaaaaaaaaaaaaaaaaaaaaaaaaaaaaaaccctctctAAGTGGGGTATGCACCCTTGGTTGAAGACTCGAATCTATAGACTTAATTATGGCAATGACCCCAAGTTCTGGGTCAGTCATGTTTGGCAGTGAGTCCAAGCTCTGTAAATATTAGTCTTCCTCCCCACACTCGTCCTCACTTCCACCAGTCAGGAGACTACAATAGTAATGAAGGCGTTGCAGAGGTAATGAGGCAAAGGAAATTGAAGGCTGCCTCTATTTTGAGATAAATGACAAAGTTGAGACTTGCTATGCATGCCTACATTGCATTCATGTCTAACTGGCCTTATATGACAAATATAAGGGCAGTTCCAATTGGAGGAATATTTAATCATTCTTGTGTCATATAAGGCCAGTTCCAATTTGAGGAATATTCACCCGAGGACATTTCAAAGAGTCATCATCTTCTAACCATAGCAATCCTTTGATCATACAAGTGGCCAAATCACTTGCTGGAGACTTTTAGGCAGCTGATAGTGGCAAAATCAAGCAGCAGCTGAATGGAAATGGAACCAAACGAATGAAAGCGAAATGGAGTTGAGAGTTTGGAATTCTTACACACccccaatttttattttgaagttcttTTTTATCCAATTGACAGTGTGAGTCTAAGGCTGAGATATACTATAAACAATGTTTGGTATAATTTAACTATTCGTGCACAATGTACTGCTTTAGGACTAGTTTTATATGATCTTTGAGAATAAATCCACGTCTATAGAAGTAGTCTCTTTcctgataaagaaaaaaaaagtgaatacaAAATGTCAAATAATCTCTATAATGTTGGTATTTTATTGAAAGGACCAGCCAgacatctatatattataagcaCGAAAGGACTGCCAGTTATTGTTTCATTCAAGATGATACTCACGAGCAACAGGCCCTTCACCTTGACTtaataatttcttctttcatGGCAAGGGAGAGAGCGGGAAGGCTGCCCCCATTCTCCACCATCACCCCAGGCATGGTAACAGATCTACTCCCTACAACTCCACCTTCTCCGATCTTGATTTTCCCAAACTTTACTTTCCCTCCTTCACCTTCATATATATGTCCAAATAATAAAGCTTCTTTTCCCACACATCCACCTCCCTGAATCTCCACCATTTCAGGATTCAACAGAGCTCCCATGCTATCAACATAAGTGCCTTGGTCTAAATCAATATGTGAACCCATGAACTTCATCCATAGGGAAAACAAGATAGAACCACTTGTCATTTCCATGAAATAATCGCCGACTAAAGTTCTGAAGGCTTGCCATATAGTGTCCATAAAGACCCGTTTACTCCAAATCAGTATTGTTTcaccttctttcttctttcccaCGAGAACCCATTTTGCAACAACACACGCTAATGCAGCCAAAAGCCCTGAAGATACCCAAAAGAAAGGAAGCAACCAATGCAGTGGGACTTTCTTGGCATCCTTCAAGTTCATAACCCAGCTCAAAGGAGCAAAGATTACCATCCCCATCATGAAATAAGGAAGACCTATCTGTAGTAATGGTTGACCAAAAATAGCCCACAAAGTTTGATACCAAGTCCTGGCAAGGgttattgtttttgtttctttcttctccaaTGCTGCTGCCATTGGACAAACAGAGAGGTCTACTTTGACATCAGATTGTTCTAGGAAGATCCTCCAAGACTCTGGAAGAGGTTCACCGTTGCGCAAATGCTGACAAATTTCATAGATCAGTGAACGACCATGGTCAATTGAAGCACTTTGGGAGCATGATGAGGCCCTGATGACATCCACCTCATGGCATCtgataaatgggttgaactCCAGCTCTTCTGACTCCTTCCTGGAGAGATTTTGATCAATATGAATCTCCCCAACATCAATATATGGGAACGCGGCCTCATCCCATGGTGTGGTGCAGTCAAGTGCAATGTCACGAGTGGCTTCATCTTGTGGAACCGGCCGGACTTGTAGTTGGAAAATGTAACGGACCCCATTAGGCGAACTCACACGGCGCTGGAAATCTTCAGCGAGGAAAAGTAAAGGACGAGTGTCATTATCATCTCTAGGAATTGCACCCGTTTCAGGAGGGAGAATTCCAATAGGATCCACCTTACCAGAGCCTTCATCGATAGTTACATCGTAAGGCCGTATCTTGAATTTTACATACATTTCTTGTCCATCTGTGAACCGGAAGAGCCTGCAGATATTTGAGTAGTAATGTAGCTCTGCAAATGAATCAGCTTGGCGGAGGGAATTCCAGACTGCATCACGCACATGTGGGACTCGCTTAACAT encodes:
- the LOC121238235 gene encoding linolenate 9R-lipoxygenase-like, with amino-acid sequence MIKNNVHGLDERIEEMDMKYKKIVGNLAANLAATTLKVKTRYFHRIGVGGKGFLKFYDNIKGLPNHKIFRPGKSYPVIVRHSNSLSADDDARIDARGAAVRILPDKLGIDAPLLDLTLKTGKAFYARTIADFATWLVCGLAAREEHVKRVPHVRDAVWNSLRQADSFAELHYYSNICRLFRFTDGQEMYVKFKIRPYDVTIDEGSGKVDPIGILPPETGAIPRDDNDTRPLLFLAEDFQRRVSSPNGVRYIFQLQVRPVPQDEATRDIALDCTTPWDEAAFPYIDVGEIHIDQNLSRKESEELEFNPFIRCHEVDVIRASSCSQSASIDHGRSLIYEICQHLRNGEPLPESWRIFLEQSDVKVDLSVCPMAAALEKKETKTITLARTWIKIGEGGVVGSRSVTMPGVMVENGGSLPALSLAMKEEIIKSRKETTSIDVDLFSKII
- the LOC121238864 gene encoding ETHYLENE INSENSITIVE 3-like 3 protein, which produces MDHLMMADDPLGDSSDLEVDDIRCENIAEKDVSDEEIEAEELERRMWKDRIRLKRIKERQKLIAQQAADKQKPKQTSDQARRKKMSRAQDGILKYMLKLMEVCKARGFVYGIIPEKGKPVSGASDNIRAWWKEKVKFDKNGPAAIAKYEAECLAMGEADNIRTGNSQSSLQDLQDATLGSLLSSLMQHCDPPQRRFPLEKGLPPPWWPTGNEDWWASLGLSHGQSPPYKKPHDLKKMWKVGVLTAVIKHMSPDIAKIRRHVRQSKCLQDKMTAKESAIWLGVLSREEALIRQPSSDNGASSVTDMPRRGRGENKQAAISSESDYDVDGVDDGVGSVSSKDDRRNQPADVETSENLRNSTPVQDKDPGEKQPRRKRARVRSNPSDQLPATTHNEHLHAEPRITVPDVNDANGQLVEFQIHGGREENGTVSALRPLEKDNGDQLQLPASECNRFSDLPSDNVISTQSMYVDGRPLLHPVVQNTEMHRDDAGNFYNDWQQSQIVMNEPQIRPEEVGVIPMLDRSANEIPGGDLRYYVKDTYTNEQHRPVDSQYGSGIDSLPLDFGELNSPFHLGFDSLSQFDDFLPDEDLIQYFGA